In the Agromyces flavus genome, GGGCGGCGGCCGCCTCGTCGTCTCGGTGAACGACGCTGAGGCCAAGGAGCTCTACGACGTCCTCGGCGGCGTCGTGAACGCGGCCTGAGCCGGGGGTCGCGCGCCGCGCGACCTTCAGGCGCCCAGCTTCACGATCTGGAGCAGGCCGTCCCCGGCCGGCGAGATGGCGGTCACCACGGCGGAGGATGCCGCGAGTTCCGAGATGAGCTCGCGGAACGCCGTCGCCGCGTCATCCCGCCGCGCCGGGTCGGCCACGCGCCCCTTCCACAGGGCGCGCGCCACGAGCACGCTGCCGCCCGGCTTGGCGAGTCGCAGCCCGTGCTCGACGTACTCGATGACCGACGGCGCGTCGGCGTCGACGAAGACGACGTCGTACGACCGCTCGTTCATGCGCGGCAGCACCTCGCTCGCGCGGCCCGCGATCAGGCGCACGCGAGCCGGTGCGATCCCGGCATCGGCGAAGTGCTCGCGCGCGTGCTGCTGATATTCGGTCTCGGTGTCGATCGAGGTCAGGTGCGCGCCGCGCGCGGCCTGCAGCATCCACAGCCCCGACACGCCGACGCCGGTTCCGACCTCGATGATCGCGCGCGCGTCGCAGGCCGCCGCGATCACCGCGAGCTGTGCGCCGACCGCGGGCGACACCGGCTCGACGCCGAGCTCGAGGGACTGCTGGCGGGCCTTCGCGATCGACTCGGATTCCACGACGCTCTCGTCGACGTACTTCCAGTTCAGGTCGTGTTCGGACACGTGGCGGCTCCCGGGGTCTTCCGACCCCCAAGCCTAGGGGTCCGGCTCGCGGCACTCGGCACGCCTCGCCGCCGCTATCCTTGTCGCATGGGCGGCCTCACCTTCGACAAACTCCTCATCGTCGGGGTGATCGCCGTGTTCCTCCTCGGACCCGAGCGACTCCCGCACTACGCGGCGCAGCTGGGCAAGTTCGTGCGCTCGATGCGCGACATGGCCAACGGCGCGAAGTCGCGCGTGCGCGACGAGATGGGGCCCGACTTCGACGAGGTCGACTGGCGCAAGCTCGACCCGCGCCAGTACGACCCGCGCCGCATCATCCGCGAGGCGCTGACCGAGGTCGACCCGTTCGCCGAGCCCGCTCGACCCGTCGTCGCGCGCGCCGGCGTGAACGAGAACTCCGCGTACCTGCAGCGCAAGCGCAAGCGCGAAGCGCTCGCAGCGGGCGAGGGTGCGCCGTTCGACTCCGAGGCGACCTAGGCGGCGCCGTCCCGGCCTTCGTCGGCCGCGCCGCTCAGGCGCGCCGGATGCCCCGGAGCACGCGCGCGAGCAGGATGAAGAGCGGGATCATCCGGGCGAAGTCGCGCCCGGAGTGGGGGAGTCCGACGATCCGGCGGTTGACCGACATGGTCACC is a window encoding:
- a CDS encoding twin-arginine translocase TatA/TatE family subunit encodes the protein MGGLTFDKLLIVGVIAVFLLGPERLPHYAAQLGKFVRSMRDMANGAKSRVRDEMGPDFDEVDWRKLDPRQYDPRRIIREALTEVDPFAEPARPVVARAGVNENSAYLQRKRKREALAAGEGAPFDSEAT
- a CDS encoding O-methyltransferase; this translates as MSEHDLNWKYVDESVVESESIAKARQQSLELGVEPVSPAVGAQLAVIAAACDARAIIEVGTGVGVSGLWMLQAARGAHLTSIDTETEYQQHAREHFADAGIAPARVRLIAGRASEVLPRMNERSYDVVFVDADAPSVIEYVEHGLRLAKPGGSVLVARALWKGRVADPARRDDAATAFRELISELAASSAVVTAISPAGDGLLQIVKLGA
- a CDS encoding DUF3117 domain-containing protein gives rise to the protein MAAMKPRTGDGPMEAVKEGRLIIVRVPLEGGGRLVVSVNDAEAKELYDVLGGVVNAA